One part of the Vicia villosa cultivar HV-30 ecotype Madison, WI unplaced genomic scaffold, Vvil1.0 ctg.000359F_1_1, whole genome shotgun sequence genome encodes these proteins:
- the LOC131627381 gene encoding histone-lysine N-methyltransferase ASHR1-like gives MEELHKALKDCDLTVSTVHGKGRSLFTTRDFYPGEVIISQEPYVCVSTHKRCDGCFRTTNLSKCSRCQVVWYCGTPCQKSEWRLHRLECEALSRLDDRKRKSVTPSIRLMLKLYLRRKLQDEKIIPSTAMDNYKLVEALVAHMSDITEEQLVLYAQMANLVHLILQWPEINIKEIAEIFSKFACNAHTICDSELRPLGTGLYPVVSIINHSCLPNSVLVFEGRMASVRALQHLPKGTEVLISYIETAGSTVTRQKALKEQYLFTCVCPLCSKVGQYDDVRKNAILEGYRCKNETCDGFLLRTTDGKAFQCQECGLIRDKEEIKKIATEIKSLSEEASKPSSNADYQEAISIYKMIEKLQTKLYHPFSINLMQTRETILKSLMKLEHWREALAYCKLTIPIYQRVYPAVHPLLGLQYYTCGKLEWYLEDTEEAVISLTKALDILRITHGTNTPFVKELLMMLEEARAELTYKSSSK, from the exons ATGGAGGAATTGCATAAAGCCCTAAAGGATTGTGATTTAACCGTTTCCACCGTTCATGGAAAGGGTCGTTCTCTCTTCACTACTAGGGATTTCTACCCAG GAGAAGTGATTATTAGTCAAGAGCCTTATGTTTGTGTATCAACTCACAAAAGGTGTGATGGTTGTTTCAGAACAACTAACCTTAGCAAGTGTTCACGTTGTCAAGTTGTTTGGTATTGTGGAACACCATGTCAG AAATCGGAGTGGAGGTTGCATCGTCTTGAATGTGAAGCTCTTTCAAGGCTAGATGACCGCAAGAGAAAATCTGTTACACCGTCGATACGGTTGATGCTCAAACTTTATCTTCGAAGGAAGTTGCAAGATGAGAAG ATCATTCCAAGCACTGCTATGGACAACTACAAGCTAGTGGAGGCCTTAGTGGCTC ACATGTCTGACATTACAGAGGAGCAGCTGGTGTTGTATGCACAGATGGCTAATCTTGTACACTTAATACTACAATGGCCTGAAATCAATATTAAAGAGATCGCAGAAATTTTTTCCAAG TTTGCATGTAATGCACATACCATTTGTGACAGTGAATTGAGACCTTTGGGAACTGGATTGTACCCTGTTGTTTCAATTATCAATCACAG CTGCTTGCCCAATTCAGTTTTGGTTTTTGAGGGAAGGATGGCATCGGTACGTGCTTTGCAGCACTTACCCAAGGGGACTGAG gttttGATAAGTTATATAGAGACAGCGGGAAGCACTGTGACTCGACAGAAGGCTCTCAAAGAGCAGTACCTATTCACTTGTGTTTGTCCTCTCTGCTCTAAAGTG GGTCAGTACGATGATGTTCGAAAAAATGCAATTCTAGAAGGATACAGATGCAAAAATGAAACATGTGATGGTTTCTTGCTTCGTACAACTG ACGGAAAAGCATTCCAATGCCAAGAATGTGGATTAATTAGGGACAaggaagaaataaagaaaattgcaACTGAAATAAAATCGCTATCAGAAGAAGCTTCTAAGCCTTCTTCTAATGCCG ATTATCAAGAAGCTATATCTATATATAAAATGATTGAGAAACTGCAAACAAAATTATATCATCCTTTCTCAATCAATTTGATGCAAACACGAGAGACGATTTTGAAG TCATTAATGAAGCTGGAACATTGGAGAGAAGCTTTAGCATATTGCAAACTGACCATACCAATCTATCAAA GAGTATATCCAGCTGTTCACCCTCTGCTTGGCTTGCAATATTATACTTGTGGAAAACTTGAATG GTATCTTGAAGACACAGAGGAAGCTGTTATTTCATTGACTAAGGCCCTGGATATACTAAGGATCACCCATGGTACAAATACTCCATTTGTTAAGgaacttttgatgatgttggaggaAGCCCGTGCAGAATTAACTTACAAATCGTCTTCCAAGTAG
- the LOC131627380 gene encoding serine/threonine-protein kinase MPS1-like isoform X3 yields MDGKSNLPIKPDSSSPSFVRNFQAALKRHRPIATGQSNIIRPRRTILVKPQDSLTQRNNDSEASTVGNPSQDANVHSKVAQDMEYVEGNQHEGSSGYTNDDSEQPKIQKAEPDGGVSCSMLPRRGTVTRDNLHQFRNFLSQPATQSSVVGPSCATTTSVNSTSAPMMNSTTRLHLESGPNVAADPLGKAERVMEPANIDTKANKLSVDKAATVVQTFDSCVDSELAIRGSDQSKEQPDCMLKETHNSKYASSDGDKLIKGKEPADVISVQSQALVPKTSSLDVKSEYSKLEKREKAASSKGSSVAKKRTYDPDLFFKVNGKLYQRLGKIGSGGSSEVHKVISSDCNIFALKKIKLRGRDYATAYGFCQEIEYLNRLKGKDNIIQLIDYEVTDKALLEEVMKGSLCIKDGRVKDDGYIYMVLEYGEIDLAHMLSQQWKKLGESNEIIDENWLRFYWQQILQAVNTIHEERIVHSDLKPANFLLVKGSLKLIDFGIAKAIMSDTTNIQRESQVGTLSYMSPEAFMCNETDANGNIIKCGRPSDIWSLGCILYQMVYGRTPFSEYKTFWAKFKVITDPKHEITYEPLSNPWLVDLMKRCLAWDRNQRWRIPQLLQHPFLAPHVLPHPSLSQDHSCKFVQLVAEPCAYDPEASQLCHQLQRILVDPLESVNHSLNSREQQRTLLSKLSELCIQLRERLMGTDIP; encoded by the exons ATGGATGGGAAGTCTAACCTTCCGATCAAGCCAGATTCTTCTTCCCCGAGCTTCGTCCGCAACTTTCAGGCCGCCCTGAAGCGCCACCGTCCTATCG CTACAGGGCAATCCAATATCATTAGGCCAAGACGCACTATTCTTGTTAAACCACAGGATTCACTCACACAAAGAAACAACGATTCTGAAGCTAGCACTGTTGGTAACCCTTCTCAAGATGCAAATGTTCACAGCAAAGTTGCTCAAG ATATGGAATATGTTGAAGGCAACCAACATGAAGGTTCAAGTGGATACACCAATGATGATTCTGAGCAACCTAAAATTCAGAAGGCTGAACCTGATGGAGGAGTAAGTTGCTCCATGTTGCCGAGGAGAGGTACGGTTACACGGGATAATTTGCATCAGTTCAGAAACTTTCTTAGTCAGCCAGCAACACAGTCTTCGGTGGTTGGACCTTCATGTGCCACAACTACCTCTGTCAATTCAACTTCAGCTCCTATGATGAATTCAACGACCCGTTTGCATTTGGAAAGTGGCCCTAACGTAGCGGCCGATCCTTTGGGAAAAGCTGAAAGAGTTATGGAACCAGCAAATATAGACACTAAAGCGAATAAATTATCAGTTGATAAGGCTGCAACTGTGGTGCAAACATTTGATTCTTGTGTCGACTCTGAGTTAGCAATTAGAGGGAGTGACCAATCTAAGGAACAACCAGATTGCATGTTAAAAGAAACTCACAATTCAAAATATGCTTCTTCTGATGGTGACAAATTGATCAAAGGGAAAGAGCCTGCAGATGTTATCAGCGTACAGTCTCAGGCACTGGTGCCTAAAACATCGTCTTTGGACGTGAAGTCTGAATATTCTAAGTTAGAAAAACGAGAGAAGGCTGCAAGTAGTAAAGGTTCCTCAGTCGCTAAGAAAAGGACTTATGACCCAGATTTATTTTTCAAGGTCAATGGCAAGCTTTATCAGCGTCTTGGCAAGAtaggaagtggaggaagtagTGAGGTTCACAAGGTTATTTCATCAGATTGTAATATATTTGCACTTAAGAAGATCAAACTCAGGGGTCGTGATTATGCTACTGCATATGGATTTTGTCAAGAGATTGAGTATCTTAATAGGCTGAAAGGAAAGGACAATATTATACAGCTTATAGATTATGAG GTGACTGACAAGGCTTTGCtcgaagaagttatgaaaggCTCTCTTTGTATTAAGGATGGTCGGGTCAAAGATGATGGATATATATACATGGTTCTTGAATACGGTGAAATTGATTTAGCTCACATGTTGTCACAGCAGTGGAAGAAGCTGGGTGAATCAAACGAGATCATAGATGAAAATTGGCTCCGATTTTATTGGCAG CAAATTCTTCAAGCTGTCAATACAATTCACGAGGAACGTATTGTGCACTCTGACTTGAAGCCTGCTAACTTCCTCCTCGTCAAAGGTTCCCTAAAATTAATTGATTTCGGTATCGCCAAAGCAATAATGAGCGATACTACTAATATCCAACGGGAATCACAG GTGGGTACTCTGAGTTACATGTCTCCAGAAGCATTTATGTGTAATGAGACTGATGCGAACGGAAACATCATCAAGTGTGGTCGGCCATCAGATATCTGGTCTTTGGGGTGCATCCTCTACCAAATGGTATATGGGAGAAcccctttttcagaatacaagACATTTTGGGCCAAATTTAAAGTTATTACAGATCCCAAACATGAAATCACCTATGAACCACTTTCAAATCCATGGTTAGTGGATCTCATGAAGAGGTGTTTAGCATGGGATCGCAACCAAAGGTGGAGAATTCCTCAGTTACTCCAACATCCTTTTCTTGCACCTCATGTACTACCTCATCCATCTTTGTCCCAAGACCATAGCTGTAAATTTGTACAACTTGTTGCTGAACCTTGTGCATATGACCCTGAAGCATCCCAACTTTGTCATCAACTCCAACGTATACTGGTTGATCCACTTGAGTCAGTGAATCACTCACTAAACTCAAGAGAACAACAAAGAACACTGTTGTCCAAACTGTCTGAACTCTGTATTCAGCTGCGGGAGCGTTTGATGGGTACTGATATTCCGTAG
- the LOC131627380 gene encoding serine/threonine-protein kinase MPS1-like isoform X1, with protein MDGKSNLPIKPDSSSPSFVRNFQAALKRHRPIATGQSNIIRPRRTILVKPQDSLTQRNNDSEASTVGNPSQDANVHSKVAQGANDEKASELESLSSYMSSLGFTDMEYVEGNQHEGSSGYTNDDSEQPKIQKAEPDGGVSCSMLPRRGTVTRDNLHQFRNFLSQPATQSSVVGPSCATTTSVNSTSAPMMNSTTRLHLESGPNVAADPLGKAERVMEPANIDTKANKLSVDKAATVVQTFDSCVDSELAIRGSDQSKEQPDCMLKETHNSKYASSDGDKLIKGKEPADVISVQSQALVPKTSSLDVKSEYSKLEKREKAASSKGSSVAKKRTYDPDLFFKVNGKLYQRLGKIGSGGSSEVHKVISSDCNIFALKKIKLRGRDYATAYGFCQEIEYLNRLKGKDNIIQLIDYEVTDKALLEEVMKGSLCIKDGRVKDDGYIYMVLEYGEIDLAHMLSQQWKKLGESNEIIDENWLRFYWQQILQAVNTIHEERIVHSDLKPANFLLVKGSLKLIDFGIAKAIMSDTTNIQRESQVGTLSYMSPEAFMCNETDANGNIIKCGRPSDIWSLGCILYQMVYGRTPFSEYKTFWAKFKVITDPKHEITYEPLSNPWLVDLMKRCLAWDRNQRWRIPQLLQHPFLAPHVLPHPSLSQDHSCKFVQLVAEPCAYDPEASQLCHQLQRILVDPLESVNHSLNSREQQRTLLSKLSELCIQLRERLMGTDIP; from the exons ATGGATGGGAAGTCTAACCTTCCGATCAAGCCAGATTCTTCTTCCCCGAGCTTCGTCCGCAACTTTCAGGCCGCCCTGAAGCGCCACCGTCCTATCG CTACAGGGCAATCCAATATCATTAGGCCAAGACGCACTATTCTTGTTAAACCACAGGATTCACTCACACAAAGAAACAACGATTCTGAAGCTAGCACTGTTGGTAACCCTTCTCAAGATGCAAATGTTCACAGCAAAGTTGCTCAAG GGGCCAATGATGAAAAGGCCAGTGAGTTGGAGAGTTTGTCTTCTTATATGAGTTCACTTGGATTCACAGATATGGAATATGTTGAAGGCAACCAACATGAAGGTTCAAGTGGATACACCAATGATGATTCTGAGCAACCTAAAATTCAGAAGGCTGAACCTGATGGAGGAGTAAGTTGCTCCATGTTGCCGAGGAGAGGTACGGTTACACGGGATAATTTGCATCAGTTCAGAAACTTTCTTAGTCAGCCAGCAACACAGTCTTCGGTGGTTGGACCTTCATGTGCCACAACTACCTCTGTCAATTCAACTTCAGCTCCTATGATGAATTCAACGACCCGTTTGCATTTGGAAAGTGGCCCTAACGTAGCGGCCGATCCTTTGGGAAAAGCTGAAAGAGTTATGGAACCAGCAAATATAGACACTAAAGCGAATAAATTATCAGTTGATAAGGCTGCAACTGTGGTGCAAACATTTGATTCTTGTGTCGACTCTGAGTTAGCAATTAGAGGGAGTGACCAATCTAAGGAACAACCAGATTGCATGTTAAAAGAAACTCACAATTCAAAATATGCTTCTTCTGATGGTGACAAATTGATCAAAGGGAAAGAGCCTGCAGATGTTATCAGCGTACAGTCTCAGGCACTGGTGCCTAAAACATCGTCTTTGGACGTGAAGTCTGAATATTCTAAGTTAGAAAAACGAGAGAAGGCTGCAAGTAGTAAAGGTTCCTCAGTCGCTAAGAAAAGGACTTATGACCCAGATTTATTTTTCAAGGTCAATGGCAAGCTTTATCAGCGTCTTGGCAAGAtaggaagtggaggaagtagTGAGGTTCACAAGGTTATTTCATCAGATTGTAATATATTTGCACTTAAGAAGATCAAACTCAGGGGTCGTGATTATGCTACTGCATATGGATTTTGTCAAGAGATTGAGTATCTTAATAGGCTGAAAGGAAAGGACAATATTATACAGCTTATAGATTATGAG GTGACTGACAAGGCTTTGCtcgaagaagttatgaaaggCTCTCTTTGTATTAAGGATGGTCGGGTCAAAGATGATGGATATATATACATGGTTCTTGAATACGGTGAAATTGATTTAGCTCACATGTTGTCACAGCAGTGGAAGAAGCTGGGTGAATCAAACGAGATCATAGATGAAAATTGGCTCCGATTTTATTGGCAG CAAATTCTTCAAGCTGTCAATACAATTCACGAGGAACGTATTGTGCACTCTGACTTGAAGCCTGCTAACTTCCTCCTCGTCAAAGGTTCCCTAAAATTAATTGATTTCGGTATCGCCAAAGCAATAATGAGCGATACTACTAATATCCAACGGGAATCACAG GTGGGTACTCTGAGTTACATGTCTCCAGAAGCATTTATGTGTAATGAGACTGATGCGAACGGAAACATCATCAAGTGTGGTCGGCCATCAGATATCTGGTCTTTGGGGTGCATCCTCTACCAAATGGTATATGGGAGAAcccctttttcagaatacaagACATTTTGGGCCAAATTTAAAGTTATTACAGATCCCAAACATGAAATCACCTATGAACCACTTTCAAATCCATGGTTAGTGGATCTCATGAAGAGGTGTTTAGCATGGGATCGCAACCAAAGGTGGAGAATTCCTCAGTTACTCCAACATCCTTTTCTTGCACCTCATGTACTACCTCATCCATCTTTGTCCCAAGACCATAGCTGTAAATTTGTACAACTTGTTGCTGAACCTTGTGCATATGACCCTGAAGCATCCCAACTTTGTCATCAACTCCAACGTATACTGGTTGATCCACTTGAGTCAGTGAATCACTCACTAAACTCAAGAGAACAACAAAGAACACTGTTGTCCAAACTGTCTGAACTCTGTATTCAGCTGCGGGAGCGTTTGATGGGTACTGATATTCCGTAG
- the LOC131627380 gene encoding serine/threonine-protein kinase MPS1-like isoform X2 — protein sequence MDGKSNLPIKPDSSSPSFVRNFQAALKRHRPIGQSNIIRPRRTILVKPQDSLTQRNNDSEASTVGNPSQDANVHSKVAQGANDEKASELESLSSYMSSLGFTDMEYVEGNQHEGSSGYTNDDSEQPKIQKAEPDGGVSCSMLPRRGTVTRDNLHQFRNFLSQPATQSSVVGPSCATTTSVNSTSAPMMNSTTRLHLESGPNVAADPLGKAERVMEPANIDTKANKLSVDKAATVVQTFDSCVDSELAIRGSDQSKEQPDCMLKETHNSKYASSDGDKLIKGKEPADVISVQSQALVPKTSSLDVKSEYSKLEKREKAASSKGSSVAKKRTYDPDLFFKVNGKLYQRLGKIGSGGSSEVHKVISSDCNIFALKKIKLRGRDYATAYGFCQEIEYLNRLKGKDNIIQLIDYEVTDKALLEEVMKGSLCIKDGRVKDDGYIYMVLEYGEIDLAHMLSQQWKKLGESNEIIDENWLRFYWQQILQAVNTIHEERIVHSDLKPANFLLVKGSLKLIDFGIAKAIMSDTTNIQRESQVGTLSYMSPEAFMCNETDANGNIIKCGRPSDIWSLGCILYQMVYGRTPFSEYKTFWAKFKVITDPKHEITYEPLSNPWLVDLMKRCLAWDRNQRWRIPQLLQHPFLAPHVLPHPSLSQDHSCKFVQLVAEPCAYDPEASQLCHQLQRILVDPLESVNHSLNSREQQRTLLSKLSELCIQLRERLMGTDIP from the exons ATGGATGGGAAGTCTAACCTTCCGATCAAGCCAGATTCTTCTTCCCCGAGCTTCGTCCGCAACTTTCAGGCCGCCCTGAAGCGCCACCGTCCTATCG GGCAATCCAATATCATTAGGCCAAGACGCACTATTCTTGTTAAACCACAGGATTCACTCACACAAAGAAACAACGATTCTGAAGCTAGCACTGTTGGTAACCCTTCTCAAGATGCAAATGTTCACAGCAAAGTTGCTCAAG GGGCCAATGATGAAAAGGCCAGTGAGTTGGAGAGTTTGTCTTCTTATATGAGTTCACTTGGATTCACAGATATGGAATATGTTGAAGGCAACCAACATGAAGGTTCAAGTGGATACACCAATGATGATTCTGAGCAACCTAAAATTCAGAAGGCTGAACCTGATGGAGGAGTAAGTTGCTCCATGTTGCCGAGGAGAGGTACGGTTACACGGGATAATTTGCATCAGTTCAGAAACTTTCTTAGTCAGCCAGCAACACAGTCTTCGGTGGTTGGACCTTCATGTGCCACAACTACCTCTGTCAATTCAACTTCAGCTCCTATGATGAATTCAACGACCCGTTTGCATTTGGAAAGTGGCCCTAACGTAGCGGCCGATCCTTTGGGAAAAGCTGAAAGAGTTATGGAACCAGCAAATATAGACACTAAAGCGAATAAATTATCAGTTGATAAGGCTGCAACTGTGGTGCAAACATTTGATTCTTGTGTCGACTCTGAGTTAGCAATTAGAGGGAGTGACCAATCTAAGGAACAACCAGATTGCATGTTAAAAGAAACTCACAATTCAAAATATGCTTCTTCTGATGGTGACAAATTGATCAAAGGGAAAGAGCCTGCAGATGTTATCAGCGTACAGTCTCAGGCACTGGTGCCTAAAACATCGTCTTTGGACGTGAAGTCTGAATATTCTAAGTTAGAAAAACGAGAGAAGGCTGCAAGTAGTAAAGGTTCCTCAGTCGCTAAGAAAAGGACTTATGACCCAGATTTATTTTTCAAGGTCAATGGCAAGCTTTATCAGCGTCTTGGCAAGAtaggaagtggaggaagtagTGAGGTTCACAAGGTTATTTCATCAGATTGTAATATATTTGCACTTAAGAAGATCAAACTCAGGGGTCGTGATTATGCTACTGCATATGGATTTTGTCAAGAGATTGAGTATCTTAATAGGCTGAAAGGAAAGGACAATATTATACAGCTTATAGATTATGAG GTGACTGACAAGGCTTTGCtcgaagaagttatgaaaggCTCTCTTTGTATTAAGGATGGTCGGGTCAAAGATGATGGATATATATACATGGTTCTTGAATACGGTGAAATTGATTTAGCTCACATGTTGTCACAGCAGTGGAAGAAGCTGGGTGAATCAAACGAGATCATAGATGAAAATTGGCTCCGATTTTATTGGCAG CAAATTCTTCAAGCTGTCAATACAATTCACGAGGAACGTATTGTGCACTCTGACTTGAAGCCTGCTAACTTCCTCCTCGTCAAAGGTTCCCTAAAATTAATTGATTTCGGTATCGCCAAAGCAATAATGAGCGATACTACTAATATCCAACGGGAATCACAG GTGGGTACTCTGAGTTACATGTCTCCAGAAGCATTTATGTGTAATGAGACTGATGCGAACGGAAACATCATCAAGTGTGGTCGGCCATCAGATATCTGGTCTTTGGGGTGCATCCTCTACCAAATGGTATATGGGAGAAcccctttttcagaatacaagACATTTTGGGCCAAATTTAAAGTTATTACAGATCCCAAACATGAAATCACCTATGAACCACTTTCAAATCCATGGTTAGTGGATCTCATGAAGAGGTGTTTAGCATGGGATCGCAACCAAAGGTGGAGAATTCCTCAGTTACTCCAACATCCTTTTCTTGCACCTCATGTACTACCTCATCCATCTTTGTCCCAAGACCATAGCTGTAAATTTGTACAACTTGTTGCTGAACCTTGTGCATATGACCCTGAAGCATCCCAACTTTGTCATCAACTCCAACGTATACTGGTTGATCCACTTGAGTCAGTGAATCACTCACTAAACTCAAGAGAACAACAAAGAACACTGTTGTCCAAACTGTCTGAACTCTGTATTCAGCTGCGGGAGCGTTTGATGGGTACTGATATTCCGTAG
- the LOC131627361 gene encoding protein MAIN-LIKE 1-like, whose protein sequence is MRQRGRQRREADGEGAAPEVDPQHPAFPGGPTDTSLLVRYQRHVAYHLWLGEERRPKPTLKVAAHGSKLIGWVPAMLPRQMENWLVASGLSSLQHTSLSRVDTHLLSAFVERWHPETSSFHMPFGEMTITLDDVSCLLHVPIRGQLFDPDVVVTDYDAIHLAVELFGVSLSDATEEASAVRGPYYKLDWLKQVFEQQRAADNFTGAMRAYMMLLLGCTILADKTFTLVEAKYLPLLRDLDNCGSYCWGAAALVTLYRYLGDASFYSCKQLGGYASLLQCWIHEYFPTVGKRGTSGLFGIDSPMARAMKWEYRQGTQKVADIRAMLDQLTPHDIAWRPFEDHRVHRPFDDICLYRGGLKWFGTVVLYLPDRCLRQFGYRQYIPTAPPNVDTLDVDVEWATYRQSVLQVTRSHDDPPAAFATIPYETDDDYLAWYYTVSHPILREPRGDQPMEVPVPVYDEGPSDPRLSYISHELHHYLQRHQAVPEDEQFLEIFRALRLAQGGPLPREGPITYDHESD, encoded by the exons ATGCGTCAAAGAGGACGACAACGTCGAGAGGCTGATGGCGAGGGAGCTGCTCCTGAGGTTGATCCGCAGCATCCGGCATTTCCCGGAGGACCTACGGATACATCATTATTGGTTAGATATCAGAGGCACGTTGCATATCATTTATGGTTGGGCGAG GAGAGACGACCAAAGCCGACCTTAAAGGTTGCTGCGCATGGCAGCAAATTAATAGGATGGGTTCCGGCAATGCTCCCAAGGCAGATGGAAAATTGGTTAGTTGCATCTGGCCTTTCATCTTTGCAGCATACTAGTTTGTCGAGGGTAGATACGCATCTATTATCTGCTTTTGTTGAGAGATGGCATCCTGAAACATCGTCATTTCATATGCCGTTCGGCGAGATGACCATCACGCTAGACGATGTTTCTTGTCTTCTTCATGTACCGATTAGGGGCCAGCTGTTTGACCCCGATGTTGTTGTCACCGATTATGATGCCATCCATCTAGCTGTTGAGTTGTTTGGTGTTTCACTGAGTGATGCAACTGAGGAGGCTTCTGCTGTAAGGGGTCCTTACTATAAATTAGATTGGTTGAAGCAAGTTTTTGAGCAACAAAGAGCTGCGGATAACTTTACAGGCGCTATGAGAGCATACATGATGTTGCTATTAGGTTGTACCATTCTTGCCGACAAGACGTTTACTCTTGTCGAGGCAAAATATCTTCCACTTTTGAGAGATTTGGATAATTGTGGAAGCTATTGCTGGGGGGCAGCTGCACTGGTTACTCTGTATAGATACTTAGGGGATGCCTCATTTTATTCATGCAAGCAGCTTGGCGGTTATGCCTCTCTTCTTCAG TGTTGGATTCATGAGTACTTTCCAACTGTTGGAAAGAGAGGTACTTCTGGGTTATTTGGCATTGATAGTCCGATGGCTAGGGCGATGAAATGGGAATATAGGCAGGGGACGCAAAAAGTGGCTGACATCCGAGCTATGTTAGATCAGTTGACTCCTCACGATATTGCCTGGCGCCCTTTTGAGGATCATCGGGTGCACCGTCCTTTTGATGATATCTGTTTGTATCGGGGTGGTTTGAAGTGGTTTGGTACTGTAGTTCTATATTTACCTGACAGATGCTTGCGTCAGTTTGGATACAGACAGTACATACCGACTGCTCCTCCTAATGTAGACACACTTGATGTGGATGTTGAGTGGGCTACATATAGGCAGAGTGTGTTGCAGGTGACCCGATCCCACGATGATCCCCCAGCTGCGTTTGCCACCATACCATATGAGACAGACGATGATTATTTGGCGTGGTATTATACGGTGTCACATCCTATATTGAGAGAACCAAGAGGTGATCAGCCGATGGAGGTACCAGTGCCTGTCTATGACGAAGGACCGTCAGACCCGAGATTATCATATATATCTCATGAGCTTCATCATTACTTACAGCGTCATCAGGCTGTTCCTGAAGACGAACAGTTTCTGGAGATATTTAGAGCACTCAGACTTGCACAGGGCGGACCATTACCTAGGGAAGGTCCAATTACTTATGACCATGAGTCTGATTGA